A single Roseinatronobacter monicus DNA region contains:
- the hisG gene encoding ATP phosphoribosyltransferase — protein MTVLLGVPSKGRLMEKTFDWFAERGVSLKRTGEAREYAGAVEGVAGVKLVLLSASEIPRELAAGRIHLGVTGSDLVREELADWAATVVELAPMGFGHADLIVAVPKAWVDVETLDDLDAVASAFRARHGFRLRIATKYHRLVRDYLRAHGVADYQLVDSQGATEGTVKNLTAEAIADITSTGETLRANHLKILRDPPVHCSQATLFAAHGAEWGAGADAMRAFCAQLGVTLPDALLQNA, from the coding sequence ATGACTGTGCTGCTGGGCGTCCCGTCCAAGGGGCGGTTGATGGAGAAAACCTTTGATTGGTTCGCCGAGCGGGGCGTCAGCCTGAAACGCACAGGCGAGGCGCGCGAATATGCAGGCGCGGTCGAAGGGGTCGCGGGGGTCAAGCTGGTGTTGCTGTCAGCCTCGGAAATCCCGCGTGAACTGGCAGCGGGGCGCATACATCTGGGCGTCACAGGGTCGGACCTTGTGCGCGAGGAGCTGGCCGATTGGGCAGCAACGGTGGTGGAACTGGCGCCGATGGGGTTCGGCCATGCCGATCTGATCGTGGCGGTGCCAAAGGCGTGGGTCGATGTGGAAACGCTGGATGATCTGGATGCGGTTGCCAGCGCGTTTCGCGCGCGTCATGGCTTTCGGTTGCGGATTGCGACCAAATATCACCGGCTGGTGCGTGACTATCTACGCGCGCATGGGGTGGCGGATTATCAGTTGGTCGACAGTCAGGGTGCGACCGAAGGCACGGTCAAGAACCTGACCGCCGAGGCGATTGCCGACATCACCTCAACCGGCGAGACATTGCGCGCCAACCACCTGAAAATACTGCGCGACCCGCCTGTGCATTGCTCGCAGGCGACGTTGTTTGCGGCGCACGGGGCCGAATGGGGCGCGGGGGCGGATGCCATGCGCGCGTTTTGCGCGCAGCTTGGTGTGACACTGCCAGACGCGCTTTTGCAAAACGCATAG
- the kdsB gene encoding 3-deoxy-manno-octulosonate cytidylyltransferase has protein sequence MTDRIIALIPARMESSRLPGKPLLDICGLPMIVHVARRAMLSPRIDQVVVCTDSIEILLACERYGIGVCLTRQSHVNGTERIAEASETLGLDEADIIIDVQGDEPFVQPDYIEQVADFVANSAYRCVVPYQLMDEYDNINRVKIVASGDRVIYFSRSDIPCHFGAVRQPLKKHLSVIGFRLTGLRAFAASKPTALENIERIELMRLIELGEPVGTFPQEGASLSVDTPEDYRLACRMMERDPLFKENFAYEVPA, from the coding sequence ATGACCGACCGAATTATTGCCTTGATTCCGGCCCGGATGGAAAGTTCCCGCCTGCCCGGAAAACCGCTTTTGGATATTTGCGGATTGCCGATGATCGTTCATGTTGCCCGCCGCGCCATGCTGTCGCCGCGCATTGATCAGGTTGTTGTCTGCACCGATTCAATCGAGATACTGCTGGCCTGCGAACGCTACGGTATCGGGGTGTGCCTGACCCGCCAAAGCCATGTCAACGGCACCGAGCGCATTGCCGAAGCCAGTGAAACCTTGGGCTTGGATGAGGCGGATATCATCATTGATGTGCAGGGCGACGAGCCTTTTGTGCAGCCAGACTATATCGAGCAGGTCGCTGATTTCGTGGCCAACAGCGCCTATCGCTGCGTCGTGCCCTATCAGTTGATGGACGAATACGACAATATCAACCGCGTCAAGATCGTCGCAAGCGGCGATCGTGTCATATACTTCTCGCGCAGCGATATCCCCTGCCATTTCGGCGCGGTGCGCCAGCCGTTGAAAAAGCACCTGAGCGTGATTGGCTTTCGGTTGACAGGCTTGCGGGCATTTGCCGCCAGCAAGCCAACCGCGCTGGAGAATATCGAGCGCATCGAACTGATGCGCCTGATCGAACTGGGCGAGCCGGTCGGAACCTTTCCGCAAGAAGGCGCGAGCCTCTCGGTGGACACCCCAGAAGATTACCGTCTGGCCTGCCGGATGATGGAGCGCGACCCGCTTTTCAAAGAAAATTTTGCATATGAGGTGCCAGCATGA
- a CDS encoding HAD family hydrolase — protein sequence MTAIRHVSFDLDGTLVDSFGVMRQSWEEATRKLGITCGFESYRRYVGLPFDTILATIGLTSYRNELAELYFEGTRTRQDKIRKIDGADDLLRKCRQRGLGVSIITSKPSSNAAPLLEELNIDVDTLICANEVAKGKPDPQSALMLCAETKLRPEEILYVGDMVFDLQFALNAGMQFILFENEGRNRMPTNLLNRVERVPTLAAIADILS from the coding sequence ATGACCGCAATCAGGCATGTGTCCTTCGACCTTGATGGAACGCTGGTAGATTCCTTCGGGGTCATGCGGCAGTCGTGGGAGGAGGCGACCCGCAAACTGGGCATCACCTGCGGTTTTGAGAGTTATCGCCGCTACGTCGGGCTGCCCTTTGATACCATCCTCGCCACCATTGGCCTGACGAGCTACCGCAACGAGTTGGCAGAGCTGTATTTCGAAGGCACGCGGACCCGACAGGACAAGATCCGCAAGATCGACGGCGCAGATGACCTGCTGCGCAAGTGCCGCCAGCGCGGGCTTGGGGTGTCGATCATCACATCCAAGCCCAGCAGCAATGCCGCGCCTTTGCTTGAGGAATTGAATATTGATGTCGACACGCTGATCTGTGCCAATGAAGTTGCAAAAGGCAAGCCGGACCCGCAATCAGCGCTTATGCTATGTGCCGAGACCAAGCTGCGGCCTGAGGAAATACTCTATGTCGGCGATATGGTTTTTGACCTTCAATTCGCCTTGAATGCGGGAATGCAGTTTATTCTGTTCGAGAATGAGGGCCGCAACCGGATGCCGACAAATCTGCTCAATCGGGTCGAACGTGTGCCCACGCTTGCGGCGATTGCAGATATCCTGTCCTGA
- a CDS encoding glycine C-acetyltransferase, producing MPNAFLDDIRATLGEIQTDGLFKTERLITTPQSTRVHVGGHEVINLCANNYLGLADNPALIAAATQAMTDHGFGMASVRFICGTQDLHRQLETRLAQYLRCEDSILFAACFDANGALFEPLLGPEDAVISDALNHASIIDGIRLSKARRYRYANSDMVDLEAQLKAAREGGARHIMIATDGVFSMDGTLAKLPDIRALADQYDALVMVDDCHATGFMGPQGRGTPAHFGVQADTLTGTLGKALGGALGGYIAGPQPVIDLLRQRARPYLFSNALPPSIVAAGIAALDIVERADNLRATLFDNAAHWRAGLTDAGFDLLPGEHPIIPVMLYDAHKAQAMAARLFELGVYVSGFFFPVVPKGQARIRTQMNAALTRADLDQALAAFAQAGRDTGVLTK from the coding sequence ATGCCAAACGCCTTTCTTGACGACATTCGCGCAACGCTTGGCGAAATCCAGACTGATGGGCTGTTCAAGACCGAACGTTTGATCACCACCCCGCAATCTACGCGCGTACATGTGGGTGGGCATGAGGTGATCAACCTGTGCGCCAATAATTACCTTGGGCTGGCAGACAATCCCGCATTGATCGCAGCAGCAACGCAAGCCATGACCGATCATGGCTTTGGCATGGCCTCGGTCCGGTTCATCTGCGGTACGCAAGACCTGCACCGCCAGTTGGAAACACGCCTCGCACAGTATCTGAGGTGCGAGGACAGCATCCTGTTCGCCGCCTGCTTTGACGCAAATGGCGCGTTGTTTGAGCCACTTCTGGGGCCAGAAGACGCCGTCATATCGGACGCGCTGAACCATGCCAGTATCATTGACGGTATCCGCCTGAGCAAGGCGCGGCGCTACCGCTACGCCAATTCGGATATGGTTGATCTTGAGGCGCAACTAAAGGCCGCCCGCGAAGGTGGCGCGCGCCATATCATGATCGCCACCGATGGCGTGTTCAGCATGGATGGCACTCTGGCCAAGTTGCCGGACATCCGCGCCTTGGCCGACCAATATGATGCGCTTGTGATGGTGGATGACTGCCACGCCACGGGCTTCATGGGGCCGCAGGGGCGCGGCACGCCTGCCCATTTCGGGGTGCAGGCAGATACCCTGACCGGCACGCTGGGCAAGGCTTTGGGCGGTGCCCTGGGCGGCTATATCGCCGGGCCGCAACCCGTGATCGATCTTTTGCGCCAGCGCGCACGGCCCTATCTGTTCTCGAACGCCTTGCCCCCGTCGATTGTCGCCGCCGGCATCGCCGCGCTGGATATTGTCGAGCGGGCCGATAATCTGCGCGCAACGTTGTTCGACAATGCGGCCCATTGGCGCGCGGGGCTGACAGATGCGGGGTTCGATCTGCTGCCGGGCGAGCACCCTATCATCCCTGTCATGCTCTATGACGCACATAAAGCGCAGGCGATGGCGGCGCGGTTGTTCGAGCTTGGTGTCTATGTGTCGGGGTTTTTCTTTCCGGTTGTGCCCAAAGGGCAGGCCCGCATCCGCACCCAGATGAACGCGGCCCTGACCCGCGCTGATCTGGATCAGGCGCTTGCGGCATTCGCACAGGCCGGGCGCGACACAGGGGTTTTGACAAAATGA
- the tdh gene encoding L-threonine 3-dehydrogenase: protein MKALEKSLPKAGLWQITAPGPEIGPDDVLIRVNKTGICGTDIHIWNWDDWAQRTVPVPLITGHEFAGEIVEMGRNVTGLEIGQRCSGEGHLIGRDSRQSRAGKFHLDPATRGIGVNEQGAFAEYLRLPAFNVVPLPDAIDDEIGAILDPLGNAVHTALSFDLVGEDVLITGAGPIGIMAAAVARHVGARHVVITDVNPARLDLATRVADVVPVNVAQEDMADVKARLKMREGFDVGLEMSGNQQALDQMVENLVMGGRIALLGIPPGKSPVDWSRIVFKAITIKGVYGREIFETWYKMIAMLENGLNIRPVITHRFPADDFAQGFEIMRSGSSGKVVLDWR, encoded by the coding sequence ATGAAGGCACTGGAAAAATCCCTGCCCAAAGCGGGCTTGTGGCAGATCACGGCACCTGGCCCCGAAATTGGCCCCGATGACGTGCTGATCCGTGTCAACAAGACGGGTATTTGCGGCACGGATATTCATATCTGGAACTGGGATGACTGGGCGCAGCGCACTGTGCCGGTGCCGCTTATCACCGGCCATGAATTCGCAGGCGAAATTGTCGAGATGGGCCGCAATGTCACCGGCTTGGAGATTGGTCAGCGCTGTTCCGGCGAGGGGCATCTGATTGGCCGTGACAGCCGCCAGAGCCGCGCAGGCAAATTTCATCTGGACCCCGCCACGCGGGGCATTGGCGTGAATGAGCAGGGCGCATTCGCGGAATACCTGCGCCTGCCTGCTTTCAATGTCGTGCCCCTGCCCGATGCGATTGATGACGAGATCGGCGCGATCCTTGACCCGTTGGGCAATGCGGTTCACACGGCGCTGTCCTTCGATCTGGTGGGCGAGGATGTGCTGATCACAGGCGCTGGCCCCATCGGGATCATGGCGGCCGCAGTTGCCCGCCATGTCGGTGCGCGCCATGTAGTGATCACCGATGTGAACCCCGCACGGCTGGACCTTGCCACACGCGTGGCGGATGTGGTGCCGGTGAATGTCGCACAAGAAGATATGGCCGATGTGAAAGCCCGCCTGAAAATGCGCGAAGGCTTCGATGTGGGGCTGGAGATGTCGGGCAATCAGCAGGCACTCGATCAGATGGTGGAAAATCTGGTCATGGGCGGGCGCATCGCACTTCTGGGCATTCCGCCGGGCAAATCACCGGTGGACTGGTCGCGCATCGTGTTCAAGGCCATCACCATCAAGGGCGTCTACGGGCGCGAGATATTCGAGACATGGTACAAGATGATCGCCATGCTGGAAAACGGGTTGAACATCCGCCCCGTCATAACGCATCGCTTTCCCGCCGATGATTTCGCGCAAGGGTTCGAAATCATGCGCAGCGGCAGTTCCGGCAAGGTGGTGCTGGACTGGCGATGA
- a CDS encoding 3-deoxy-D-manno-octulosonic acid transferase encodes MSFRLAERGAWAHMQVRERLLLRLYRGLTGILPSRVIIAALRARAARHPHREDAAQVPERLAIDLSPRPAGPLIWLHAIGPGDATALLPLIRAFLAHDPAVTCLITTRTASGKAVFARLGERARVITQLAPLDTRAAIKRFLAHWKPGLAVFGEGDMWPNTMELLKARDIPVALVNAQMNGRLGKLCRKQPRFAHWMHAHVDFVHVFPEQDAPSAQPLFRQDCKVVGAPNLKLDAPSLTVSAPIINLINAQWGDAPVLTCASVSNREVPVLLEAARLARAQLPEFRLILVPRWTDQAEEMAELVRASRTPFSRRSVDKVPKPGDQVFITDTYGEMGNWIERSFAVFMGNTLFGGHGHNPFEPISQQRVILAGGIPHLLQADYQYLVDLGLCHVAGDAQAIADTALRLWQDRGQSDNPAAPLESARGFAARIATDLCDLACMPASKRAV; translated from the coding sequence ATGAGCTTCAGGCTGGCCGAGCGCGGTGCATGGGCACATATGCAGGTGAGAGAGCGCCTCTTGCTACGGCTGTACCGTGGGCTGACGGGAATTCTGCCAAGCCGCGTCATAATCGCGGCACTGCGTGCCCGCGCGGCACGCCACCCCCACCGCGAAGATGCAGCGCAAGTGCCAGAGCGCCTTGCGATTGACCTTTCGCCGCGCCCTGCTGGCCCGCTGATCTGGCTGCACGCCATTGGGCCGGGCGACGCGACAGCGCTGCTGCCCCTGATCCGCGCATTCTTGGCACATGACCCGGCAGTGACCTGCCTGATTACGACGCGCACAGCTTCGGGCAAGGCTGTCTTCGCGCGGCTTGGCGAGCGTGCGCGCGTCATCACGCAGCTTGCCCCGCTGGATACACGCGCCGCGATCAAACGGTTTCTTGCCCATTGGAAACCCGGCCTCGCTGTTTTTGGCGAAGGCGATATGTGGCCAAATACAATGGAGTTGCTGAAAGCGCGCGACATTCCTGTTGCCCTTGTCAATGCGCAGATGAACGGGCGCTTGGGCAAGCTGTGTCGCAAACAGCCCCGATTTGCGCATTGGATGCACGCACATGTAGATTTTGTGCATGTCTTCCCCGAACAGGATGCACCAAGCGCGCAGCCCCTGTTTCGCCAAGATTGCAAGGTCGTGGGTGCGCCAAACCTGAAACTGGACGCCCCGTCATTGACCGTGTCAGCGCCAATCATCAATTTGATAAACGCGCAGTGGGGCGACGCACCCGTGCTGACATGCGCTTCGGTGTCAAATCGTGAAGTGCCGGTTTTGCTGGAAGCTGCACGCCTTGCGCGGGCGCAACTGCCCGAGTTTCGCCTTATCCTTGTGCCGCGCTGGACGGATCAGGCGGAAGAGATGGCCGAATTGGTGCGCGCCAGCAGGACACCGTTTTCGCGCCGCTCTGTCGATAAGGTGCCAAAACCGGGCGATCAGGTTTTTATCACCGACACGTATGGCGAGATGGGCAACTGGATCGAGCGTTCGTTTGCGGTCTTCATGGGCAACACGCTGTTCGGCGGCCACGGTCATAACCCGTTCGAGCCGATCAGCCAGCAGCGTGTGATTTTAGCGGGCGGCATTCCGCATCTACTTCAGGCTGATTATCAATACCTTGTTGATCTGGGCCTGTGTCATGTCGCTGGCGACGCGCAGGCCATCGCCGACACGGCGTTGCGACTTTGGCAGGATCGCGGCCAGTCCGATAACCCTGCTGCCCCGCTTGAATCTGCGCGCGGTTTTGCCGCCAGAATTGCCACTGATCTGTGTGATCTGGCCTGTATGCCCGCCAGCAAGCGGGCTGTGTAG